Proteins from one Homalodisca vitripennis isolate AUS2020 chromosome 3, UT_GWSS_2.1, whole genome shotgun sequence genomic window:
- the LOC124358185 gene encoding aminopeptidase N-like produces MPPVSALSHPDLQDDNQTWVEFEETPPMSTYLLVLIMCDYLTLSDSVTNNSVWAPRSRLHEAQLALNVSIAVLEHCERKEVLLWEEGVSTWGQKEMITYIICHEVVHQWLGDLVTTAWWNTTWLNEGVATFFHFYVIDKMQPTWKVFDNIFVTQLYMILAVDTTKEQKPLTNNEPFPQESIGSAAFSEVTYLKGAAIMRMVFYLMAPDIFREAIVQYVTDNEYGSVDEEDLWQSFAAVSDLSVDLQSAMYTWTHQSGYPLVTIQRDHRGCISVKQEKYLAKDDTNARWTIPLTFTTSSELDYQYPETTWLMEDQEHMDLGECLEPDDWIILNIRQSGYYRVNYDPVTWRVLTHDLQNCDLSDIHPVNRALLLHDSFDLARHGYLDYSVPFQLARYLTRETEYLPWYVAIQELSWLRARLHNTGTLLSLQHFSLNLVEK; encoded by the exons ATGCCCCCGGTCTCCGCTCTCTCCCACCCAGA CCTACAGGATGACAACCAGACATGGGTAGAGTTTGAGGAGACTCCCCCGATGTCCACCTACCTGTTGGTGCTGATCATGTGTGACTACCTGACTCTGAGCGACAGCGTCACGAACAACTCCGTGTGGGCCCCCAGGAGCCGTCTTCACGAGGCTCAGTTGGCACTCAACGTCAGCATAGCAGTGCTGGAGCATTGCGAGAG AAAGGAAGTCCTTTTGTGGGAGGAAGGAGTGTCGACATGGGGCCAGAAGGAAATGATAACTTACATAATCTGTCACGAGGTCGTACACCAATGGCTGGGCGACTTGGTCACCACGGCGTGGTGGAACACTACTTGGCTCAACGAGGGCGTAGCTACGTTCTTCCATTTCTACGTTATTGATAAG ATGCAACCGACATGGAAAGTATTCGACAACATATTCGTTACTCAGCTCTACATGATTTTAGCTGTTGATACCACCAAAGAGCAGAAACCGCTGACGAACAATGAGCCATTCCCACAAGAATCGATAGGGAGCGCTGCCTTCAGCGAGGTCACTTACCTTAAAG GTGCTGCAATAATGAGAATGGTTTTCTACTTAATGGCTCCAGACATCTTTAGAGAAGCAATCGTACAATACGTAACAGATAA TGAATACGGGTCAGTAGATGAAGAAGACTTGTGGCAAAGTTTTGCAGCAGTGTCAGATCTTTCGGTGGATCTTCAGTCCGCCATGTACACTTGGACCCACCAGTCTGGTTATCCTTTGGTAACGATTCAGCGCGATCATCGTGGATGCATCTCTGTTAAGCAG GAGAAATATCTGGCCAAAGATGATACAAACGCACGTTGGACGATCCCTCTTACTTTCACGACATCATCTGAACTGGACTACCAATATCCAGAGACCACGTGGCTAATGGAAGACCAGGAACACATGGACCTGGGAGAGTGTCTCGAACCTGACGATTGGATCATCTTAAACATTCGTCAATCcg GATATTACCGAGTAAATTACGACCCGGTAACCTGGCGGGTCCTGACTCACGACCTGCAGAACTGTGACTTGTCCGATATTCATCCTGTGAACCGAGCCCTGCTGCTGCACGATAGCTTCGACCTGGCGCGCCACGGGTACCTGGACTACTCGGTCCCCTTTCAGTTGGCTCGGTACTTGACCAGAGAGACGGAATACCTGCCTTGGTACGTGGCCATACAGGAGCTGAGCTGGTTACGGGCCCGCCTCCACAACACTGGTACACTTCTGTCACTTCAG CACTTTTCTCTAAACCTGGTAGAGAAATGA
- the LOC124356866 gene encoding uncharacterized protein LOC124356866 — MRTRQWVLEILVLSLAAAWLCLSKPTDRKSVFLPPSLIPEHYEISLAPRLDKGVFQGVVVISGIAIAVADRIVLHCKNLLFQHHQSHRPHNRRGVGHRGH; from the coding sequence ATGCGAACACGACAGTGGGTGTTGGAGATCCTAGTTCTGTCCCTGGCGGCAGCGTGGTTGTGCCTGTCTAAGCCCACTGACAGGAAGAGTGTTTTCCTGCCGCCATCACTGATACCGGAGCATTACGAGATCTCCCTCGCCCCTCGTCTTGACAAGGGGGTGTTCCAAGGGGTGGTGGTCATCAGTGGCATCGCCATAGCGGTGGCAGACAGGATTGTCCTCCACTGCAAGAACTTGCTGTTTCAACACCACCAGTCTCACCGACCTCACAACAGACGAGGAGTTGGTCATCGAGGACATTGA